From Chloroflexota bacterium:
GTCAGGGATGAGCGGATTAGCGCTCCCAGTGTCGTCAACCGAGTTTGAGTTCAACCACAAATTGGAGGTACAAATCATGTTGAAGAAGACCATTTTGGCGGTAGCGCTGCTGGGCCTGGTATCGTTTCTGGTAGTTGGCGCAGTCAACCGCACCATTGCCAAGACCGATGATTCCGGCGAGAGCCACGAAACGCGTGGTCAGGGCTGGGCGCAACAGACCGGAGACAATCTGTACGTTACAAACAATGAAATCGGCCAAGGCCAGGGCCGAAACCAAGAGGGGTCTGGTCAGGAACAGGTGCCGGGACAGCGCGCACAGGCTGAGGATGCCGTGCACAATGAGAAGACTGGTGGCCAGGGCCAGGGTCGAAACCAAGAGGGGTCTGGTCAGGAACAGGTGCTGGGACAGCGCGCACAGGCTGAGGCTGCCGCGCAAAATACCAAGGCTGGTGGCCAGGGCCAGGGTGGCGGCCGCGAGGTCGCCGGAAGTGCAGGTCAGAGCCGTGGAGGCCAGGCTGAACAGGTGACCTGGCAGGCTATGGAGGGCACTGTGGTCGCCGTTGACGACGAAAGCCTGACTCTTTCAACTGAGAATGGCGACCTGGAGATCGCCGATCGAGGGTGGCGCTTTGCCCTTGAGCAGGGGTTTTCGGCCCAGGTCGGCCAACGCATCGGTGTTCAGGGCTTTCTGGAAGAGGGCAAGTATGAAGTTGGCAGCATAGCGAATCTGTCTTCTGGCCAACTCGTGCAAATCCGCGAGCAATCAGGGCGGCCTCTCTGGGCCGGCGGCGCCGGTGGCGGTGGCCCGGAGAGGGTCGATGGCGACTCCCAACCGGCCGCTGAAGCCGAGGATCACCAGTGGCAGCAGGTGATGGGCGAGGTCGTCAATGTCGACGACGAGCAGATAACCCTGAAACTGGCTGATGGTGAGCTGCAGATCGAAGGGCGGCCTTGGAGCTTTGCACTGATGCAGGGCTTCCATGCACAGCGCGGTGACCTGGTAATTGTGAACGGGTTCCTGGAGAACGGCGAGTTTGAGGCTGGTGTTTTCCAGAATGGTGGTCTGATTGTCCCCGTGCGCGAGGAATCGGGCCGGCCTCTGTGGGCAGGCCAGGGCCGGGGCCGCGTTTCCTAAGCAACTGACGATCGGTCATCCACAAGCCAACAGCTTAGCGGGCATCCCTGACGAGCAAGTCACAGGGAAACAAACTCTGGTAGGCTGTTGGCTACGCCTGGGGATTACCCTTCCCTCTGGCGCTATGGTAGAATCGTGTACCTACGACAATCGCAATTCGTTGCCAACGTGATCAGATAAACAATGACTCAACACATTCTTGTTGTCGATGATGATCGGCAGATCGCCCGTCTGATCCGCTCCTACCTGGAACAGGCGGATTTTCGCGTCACCGTAGCCTACGATGGGGAGACTGCCTTGCATGCCCTGCGCCGCGACAGGCCCGATCTGCTCGTGTTGGACCTGATGCTGCCCGGTCGGGACGGCTGGCAGATCACGCGGACCGTGCGCGCCGATCCTGTGCTGGCCGCCACACCCATCATCATGGTTACCGCCCGGGTAGAGGACACCGACCGGGTCGTTGGGCTGGAGTTGGGAGCCGATGACTACGTGACCAAACCTTTCAGCCTCAGGGAGGTAGTTGCCCGGGTGCGCGCCGTGTTACGGCGGACATCAGGCCAATCCTTGGCCGGGCCCGCAAAGCTTGTGAGGATCGGCGACATTTCGTTGGACCCGGATCGGCATGAGGTATTTCTGGCAGGTGTTCCGCTGGAATTGACGCCGACGGAGTTTGACCTGCTTCACATCTTGATGGCCAATCCTGGCCATGTCTTCACCCGGGGCGAATTGATCGAACGCGGTCTGGGGTATAACTACGATGGACTGGATCGCACCGTGGACAGTCATATCAAAAACCTTCGCCGCAAAATCGAAGCCGATCCTGCCGACCCAACCTATATTCAAACCGTTTACGGCGTGGGTTATCGCCTTGAGGGCAATTAAGTCGGGACGAGGGTTCTGTGAACAAACTTTCCATTCGGCTGGCATTGATTTTTGGCCTGGTCGCCCTGGTGTCAGTAGGGGTTGTGGCCCTGATCTCGAACAGGTCTGCGGGTAGCGAGTTTCGCCGATATCTTGAGGGCAACGAAACGGCATCGCTGACGGTTCTGGCGCCAGCGTTCATCGACTTCTATGAGACCGACGATACCTGGGATGGTATCGACCTGGCGTTGGACGGATCAGGTTTTTTCACTGGCTCAGGCCGCGGAGGCAGGGGCCGGGAGGGATTTGGAGCAGGTACAGGTCAAGGTGCCGCGCTGTTGTTGGCAGATTCCAGCGGACGAATCGTCTACGACAGCCAGGATCAACAGACAGGTGAGGTTCTCACCCGCGCCGATCTGGCAATGGCGCTGTCCTTGGAGCGGGGGGGAAATATCGTCGGTTACCTGCTCATGCGTCATGGTCCCGGATCGCAGCTATCGGTCGTGGAGCAAGGTTTTCTCGATCGGGTCAATGAGGGATTACTGATCGCGGCGGTCATTGGGCTGGTCCTGGGTGGGCTCTTGGGCATGCTTTTGGCCCGTAACCTGGCCAGGCCGATGAGCGATGTGGCTGCCGCTGCCGAAGCGATTGCCGGTGGTGATCTGTCCCAGCGGGTACCTGAGGGAGGAACGGAGGAGATGGTCGCTGTGGCTCAGTCGTTCAACAGGATGGCCGAAAACCTGGAGGAGGCAGAACGCTTGCGCAGCAATCTGGTGGCAGATGTGGCCCACGAACTGCGTACGCCTCTCACCGTCATACAGGGGAACCTGCATGCCATTCTGGATGGGGTCTATCCTCTGGAAAAGCAGGAGATTGCCACCGTCTACGACCAAAGCTTGCTGTTGAACCGCCTGGTAGATGATTTGGGCGAGCTGGCCCGGGCAGAAGCGGGTCAACTCCAGCTTGAGCAACGACCTACGGATGTCGCAGCGGTTCTGGAGCAGGCTCGCCTGGCGTTTTCGCCGGTTGCCGAAGCCAGGGGTATTGAGCTGAGGGTGGAGGTGCCGGCTGGCCTTCCGGCCGTTCTGGCCGACCCGGACCGGTTGGCACAGATTCTGCATAACCTGATCTCAAATGCGCTGCGGTATGTACCCTCGGGGGGAGCAATAACCTTGGGCGCCCGTCTGGCCGATAGTGGCCGTTCAACGGGGTTGGAATCTCATGTCGATCATGTCGTGATCCGGGTGGCTGACACAGGTCGCGGGATTCCGCCGGAAGAAATCGATCATGTCTTTGACCGTTTTTGGACGCGCGGTGTGTTCGATAACAGGATAGCGGCAGACTCTCCTGATACACCGACACCTGACAGCCCCTCGGGCAGTGGACTTGGGCTGGCGATTACGAAGTATCTGGTGGAGGCCCACGGCGGAACCATTGGGGTCGAGAGCCAGCCGGGTCAAGGCACTCGATTTTGGTTCACGCTGAGTGTAACCGGAGGGCCAGTTCCTGCATCTTAGGAAAGGTAACACAAAGATCTCAGGAGAATTATGACATGCCCATATATGAATATCATTGCGATGACTGCGGGACCGATTTCGAGAAGTTCCTGCGTTCGATGTTCAGCAAGGAAGCGATCAACTGCCCCGGCTGCGGTGGTGACCACGTTGAAAAGGCAGTCAGTATGTTTGCATCGTCCAACAGC
This genomic window contains:
- a CDS encoding response regulator transcription factor — encoded protein: MTQHILVVDDDRQIARLIRSYLEQADFRVTVAYDGETALHALRRDRPDLLVLDLMLPGRDGWQITRTVRADPVLAATPIIMVTARVEDTDRVVGLELGADDYVTKPFSLREVVARVRAVLRRTSGQSLAGPAKLVRIGDISLDPDRHEVFLAGVPLELTPTEFDLLHILMANPGHVFTRGELIERGLGYNYDGLDRTVDSHIKNLRRKIEADPADPTYIQTVYGVGYRLEGN
- a CDS encoding HAMP domain-containing sensor histidine kinase, giving the protein MNKLSIRLALIFGLVALVSVGVVALISNRSAGSEFRRYLEGNETASLTVLAPAFIDFYETDDTWDGIDLALDGSGFFTGSGRGGRGREGFGAGTGQGAALLLADSSGRIVYDSQDQQTGEVLTRADLAMALSLERGGNIVGYLLMRHGPGSQLSVVEQGFLDRVNEGLLIAAVIGLVLGGLLGMLLARNLARPMSDVAAAAEAIAGGDLSQRVPEGGTEEMVAVAQSFNRMAENLEEAERLRSNLVADVAHELRTPLTVIQGNLHAILDGVYPLEKQEIATVYDQSLLLNRLVDDLGELARAEAGQLQLEQRPTDVAAVLEQARLAFSPVAEARGIELRVEVPAGLPAVLADPDRLAQILHNLISNALRYVPSGGAITLGARLADSGRSTGLESHVDHVVIRVADTGRGIPPEEIDHVFDRFWTRGVFDNRIAADSPDTPTPDSPSGSGLGLAITKYLVEAHGGTIGVESQPGQGTRFWFTLSVTGGPVPAS
- a CDS encoding zinc ribbon domain-containing protein → MPIYEYHCDDCGTDFEKFLRSMFSKEAINCPGCGGDHVEKAVSMFASSNSSVGGGGVAPACGPVG